The following are from one region of the Arcobacter defluvii genome:
- a CDS encoding DsbC family protein produces the protein MFDLTKKMLISSLILTCSLNAATKEVSKAEIAQMEQLELFKRANIQITKAFDVGSIYILSIKVQGNNDEIYLTKDKKLILSGDVIDVNNGMKVSAPVDLTGVRGKEAFVYGTGKEEYFLFTDPECPYCKKLESYLPQIKDKVKIRVFYYPLESHENAKDLSLYIMNKKTTNEKIDAMFDASENLDKVKNSKYTQTQLAKLEKHLEEQIQIGLNLNVQGTPTIFDKNGNNIVWVNMLEKYGIEVR, from the coding sequence ATGTTTGATTTAACTAAAAAAATGTTAATCAGTTCTCTTATCCTAACTTGTAGTTTAAATGCTGCAACAAAAGAAGTATCAAAAGCTGAAATAGCTCAAATGGAACAATTAGAACTATTTAAAAGAGCAAATATACAAATAACAAAAGCTTTTGATGTTGGAAGTATTTATATTTTAAGCATCAAAGTTCAAGGGAACAATGATGAAATTTATTTAACAAAAGATAAAAAACTTATTCTTTCAGGTGATGTTATTGATGTAAATAATGGAATGAAAGTATCTGCACCAGTTGATTTAACAGGAGTTAGAGGAAAAGAAGCTTTTGTTTATGGAACAGGAAAAGAAGAGTACTTTTTATTTACAGATCCAGAATGTCCATATTGTAAAAAATTAGAATCATATTTACCACAAATAAAAGATAAAGTTAAAATTAGAGTGTTTTATTATCCTTTAGAATCACATGAAAATGCAAAAGATTTATCTTTATATATTATGAATAAAAAAACAACAAATGAAAAAATTGATGCTATGTTTGATGCAAGTGAAAATTTAGATAAAGTAAAAAATTCAAAATATACACAAACTCAACTTGCTAAACTTGAAAAACATTTAGAAGAACAAATTCAAATTGGATTAAATTTAAATGTTCAAGGAACACCAACAATTTTTGATAAAAATGGTAATAATATTGTTTGGGTTAATATGCTAGAAAAATATGGAATTGAAGTAAGATAA